A stretch of the Lolium perenne isolate Kyuss_39 chromosome 3, Kyuss_2.0, whole genome shotgun sequence genome encodes the following:
- the LOC127345611 gene encoding protein DETOXIFICATION 16, producing MQKSSVQEPLLVTGPKKCDENAAAAEVKRLVWLAGPLVASGIFQCALQLVSVMFVGHLGELPLAGASLATSLANVTGFSFLVGMSSALDTLCGQAFGARQYHLLGVYKQRAMLVLALACVPIVVVWANTTRILLLLGQDRSIAAEAGAYAWLLVPSLVPYVPLVCHIRFLQTQSIVVPVMASSAATALSHVLVCWALVHKAGMGSKGAALSNTVSSCINLALLSLYTRLSGACKRTWTGFSMEAFKELRQFAGLAFPSAMMLCLEWWSFELLVLLSGLLPNPELETSVLSICLNTGSLMFMVPAGLCTAISTRVSNELGAGKPEAAKLATRVVVCMALCGGLVMSVAMILLRKFWGYLYSNEEEVVTYIARMIPVLAISFFIDGIHTSLSGVITGCGEQKIGARVNLAAFYLAGIPLAVFLAFVLHLNGMGLWLGIVCGSLTKLLLLVWIVLSINWEKEAIKAKDMVLQSSHPVA from the exons ATGCAGAAATCAAGCGTACAGGAGCCCCTGCTCGTAACTGGACCCAAGAAGTGCGACGAGAATGCCGCGGCAGCGGAGGTGAAGCGGCTTGTGTGGCTGGCGGGGCCGTTGGTGGCAAGCGGCATCTTCCAGTGCGCTCTGCAGCTGGTGTCCGTGATGTTCGTGGGCCATCTCGGCGAGCTTCCCCTCGCCGGCGCCTCTCTCGCCACCTCCCTCGCCAACGTCACCGGCTTCAGCTTTCTCGTCGGCATGTCGAGCGCGCTGGACACGCTGTGCGGGCAGGCGTTCGGCGCGCGGCAGTACCACCTCCTCGGCGTGTACAAGCAGCGGGCGATGCTGGTGCTCGCGCTGGCCTGCGTCCCCATCGTCGTCGTGTGGGCCAACACCACCAGGATCCTACTGCTCCTCGGCCAGGACCGGTCCATCGCCGCCGAGGCCGGCGCCTATGCGTGGTTGCTCGTCCCGTCGCTCGTCCCCTACGTGCCTCTCGTCTGCCACATCCGCTTCCTACAGACGCAGAGCATCGTCGTGCCGGTGATGGCAAGCTCCGCCGCCACGGCGCTCAGCCACGTCCTAGTGTGCTGGGCGCTGGTGCACAAGGCCGGCATGGGGAGCAAAGGCGCGGCGCTCAGCAACACCGTCTCCTCCTGCATCAACCTGGCTCTACTGAGCCTGTACACGAGGCTGTCGGGAGCTTGCAAGAGAACGTGGACTGGGTTCTCCATGGAGGCCTTCAAGGAGCTGCGACAGTTTGCAGGGCTCGCATTCCCATCGGCAATGATGCTTTG TTTGGAGTGGTGGTCGTTTGAACTGCTTGTGCTGCTCTCTGGTCTTCTGCCTAATCCTGAACTTGAGACGTCAGTATTGTCCATATG TCTTAATACGGGCTCTCTCATGTTCATGGTGCCAGCTGGTCTCTGCACAGCCATAAG TACACGCGTTTCCAATGAACTTGGTGCCGGTAAGCCTGAGGCAGCGAAGCTAGCGACAAGAGTAGTCGTATGTATGGCCTTGTGTGGAGGCTTGGTCATGTCTGTTGCAATGATTCTACTACGCAAATTCTGGGGCTATTTGTACAGCAATGAGGAGGAAGTTGTCACATATATTGCCCGGATGATACCAGTTCTTGCGATATCCTTCTTTATAGATGGAATCCATACTTCTCTTTCAG GTGTGATAACTGGATGTGGTGAGCAGAAGATTGGTGCTCGTGTCAATCTCGCCGCGTTCTACTTGGCAGGCATCCCCTTGGCCGTGTTTCTTGCATTTGTCCTGCATCTGAATGGAATG GGTCTTTGGCTCGGCATAGTTTGTGGTAGTCTCACAAAGCTTTTGTTGCTCGTGTGGATCGTACTTTCAATAAACTGGGAAAAAGAA GCAATTAAAGCAAAAGACATGGTCTTACAATCTTCTCACCCGGTTGCTTGA